The sequence TTTAAACATGCAAGATATCCCTTATGAAACCATAGAAAAAGATATGAAGAAGGAAGCTCCAACGCTTATAGTAAAAACCGCCATAGAAGGGCTATTTCCTTTTGCAGAGTACTTTAGTGAAGATGGTCAATCAAAAATTTATAATTCTATTGGTTCATTTATATTTGATCCAAATAAAAAAGAGGCAACAGATGAGCTTCTTGATGAGCTTGGTGTATTAAACATTGTAAGACAGTTATTTACTATGAATAATACTGAAAATGTGGATAAATTTATAAAGTATGTAACAAATTCTAAAACAAATGTTGAAATCCTAAGGAAATCAAAAGGAAATCTGCTTAAACAGGCTATTAACTCTGTAAAACTTCGTCTCCTAATAGGCCGCTATAACATAAGTATCATCTGGAATAGTATGAGAAGCTTTGCTTTTATGAAACAAACTTATATGTTTAACCCAAAAGATGTCGAAGCTATGAGAAATATGCTAAAAGGATATGGCAAATCACTAGGCAAAGATGTAGGAGTAGCTTTTCTTAAAGGTATGGTAGAACTTTATAAAACATCATATGAAAAACTAGAAGAGAACTACAACGAAATAATGCACACAAGATACACATATAAATTTAATGAAGCTTACGCACTAAATAATATCTCATATAAACCTATGTCTATAAAAGAAGCTTATGATAAAAATAGTACAAATAGCTATTGCTACTATCCAGTGATGATCTATCAAAACTATATAAGTCTAAATTTAAATAGACTATTTCTAGGAGCTAATATAAATAGTGGAGGATTAGACTATAACTCATTTATCTACTATGATATAAACAATAAACAAAGCAAACTCTCACATAACCTTGCTTCAAAGCTAGCACTAAATAACCTTAGTGCTTATCTATGTTTAGATGAACTAAGAGGAGCTGGCAATGAAGTAGATGCAAACTACTTTAATTATGCAAGAAGTAGATATATTAACTCTGATGTAGAGATAAGAGGATTAAATTTAGATGTTAAAGAGGAGAAAGAAATTTATAGTGTCTATAACAAAGATGACAACCAAGATGGATATAGTTTCTCTTCTGCTATAAAAGCCTATCAAAAAGCTGTTGAGATAATAAACAAATTTAAAAAAGGAATCTTTAACACCAGTGATGAAAACAATCATTCTAATCTCTCAAGAGATTTGGTAGAGGCTCTTGATACTATTGGCAACAATAACATAAAGGGTGTGTATGTGGGGTGTAAGGTCGATTTAAAAGATAAAGCTAAAGAAAATATCCCTCCTCGTCTAATCGGTCGTCTAGCCACCACCATAGTAATGGAAGATGGTCTATATATAGGATAAAAGATGAAGAAGATTATATTTACAGCTTTAGCTATCTTAGTAATAGCCATATCACTAATAGAAATAAATAAAAGAATAAATAAAGGAAATTTAATGGATAACAATAATACATATATAGTTATAGCTCCAAATGGAATGGAAATACCATTTGATAAAAATACAAATTTATCAGTCTCACCTCTTGATTATGGGAGTGAGACTATAGGTGTAAAAGAGCACTCCCAAATGCTCCTTCAAGCCCGCTCCATCCTAGACTCATCTCCATATAAAAACTATAAACCACTATACTATAACCCTAAACCAAACTCTCTAGGTCAAACAGACTATCTATCATTTAAACCATGGCTAGATATTAGCTATAAACCAAGCTCAACTAAACTATCTCCTTGGACTAAATCAGAAAAAGCTTACTATGAAAGCTTAAAAGATAAAAGAGATAGATATATCTATCTAGTAAAAAGAAGTAATCTAAAATGCACTATGATAGATATCCCTGAAGATGCAATAGCTAGAGTAGATAACAAAGGCAAACTAACTAAACCAGAATATGCTGAAATTTATGATGAAGTAAATGCTAATAAAGGTACATTAAAATCAATGCTCTTTTCTGCAGAGTGGGGAATATGTGCTGGCATACTTGGAAATCCTATGGGATTTTCACATGGAAATGAAGCAGGCTTTAAAGCAAGAGATTATCAAAGAATTTTCTTGGCAGCTCAGCTAGGAGTAGTAAAGGCTTTAGATTTTTTAGGTGATCTATTTGAATATCAAACTTACAATATAGGTCTAAACAAAAATTTACAAATGGCAGAAGAGTTTAGAAAACTATTTACTAATCCTCCACTAGATGAATATGGCATGATGCCTTATCTTGATGAAATAGTAGGTAATTACTTTGTAATGGATTTTAATAGGGACGGAGTAGCATTTGATCCAGAAGGAACAACACATAAATTTTTAAGAGAACTCGTAGAAGATAAAGGTGAGCTATTAGATCCTAGAGACTTTGACGCTAATAAAACAACGAGGGAGGAATTTATGTCATATCTCAAAAAGGAAATGCCACATTTTACAACTAGATTTGATAAAAAAGGCTTTCCAAATAAGATGACACAAAGAGACATAGACTTATACATCGACTCCACCCTTCTAGAAGCTAAAATAATGTCTCTAACTCCACCAGAAGGATATCCAAATGCACCATACTACAACACACCAGAAGAGCTAATAAGACTATATGAGGCTGGTAAATTAGATAAAAAGCTAAATCCTTTAATACCAGTAATGTATAGAGAAAGTTTTCCTGAAGATCTTAGGCAAAAGATATTAAGCTATGCTAAAGAGCATAATATAAAGGATTAAAGAATAAATTTAATATCTATGGCTCCAAACGGAGCCAAATATAAATATATTAAGCCACTACAATCAAAGATCTCTACGATAACCGGCCTAATAGAACTTTATAAAACCTCATATGAAAAACTAGAAGAAAACTATAAAGAGATAATGCATGTAGGCAATATGTTTGTCGCACTATTAACTTAAAAAAATAAATTAATTTTAGGAGATAATTGGACTTTTTTATAAGAAAAATCGCGAATAGCGATCTATACAAATTTTGATAAAGAATTTCAATATATTTTAATATCAAAATGAGCTAAATTTTGAAAAAATTAAAGCATATTTTTAAACTTGCTTTTAACTTTTTTGTTATAATATCCCATCAAAAATAAAAAGGATATTTTTTATCCTAATTAAGGTTTTAAATTTGAGAGTATATTTAGACAATAACGCTACAACAATGGTTGATCCTGAAGCTTTTGAGCTTATGAAGCCATATTTTTGTGAAAAATACGGTAATCCAAACTCGCTTCATAAATTTGGCTCTGAAACACATCCAGCTTTAAGAACAGCACTAGATCAGCTCTATGCCGGACTAAACGCAAAAGATAGCGATGACATCGTCGTTACCTCATGTGCAACTGAGAGCAACAACTGGGTAGTAAAAGGCATCTACTTCGATAAAATAGCAACTGGCGAGAAGAAGCGTATCGTAACAACCGCAGTTGAACATCCAGCTATTTTGGCAACTTGTAAATTTTTAGAAAAATATGGCGTAGAGCTTACTGTTTTAGATGTAAATAACGATGGCATAGTCACTCCGGAACAGCTAAGAGCTGTAATGGATGAGAATGTAGCACTTGTTTCTATAATGAGTGCAAATAACGAAACTGGCATGATCTTTCCTATAAAAGAGCTTGCTAGTATCGCTCATGAATACGGGGCTTTATTCCACACGGATGCGGTTCAGGCAGTTGGTAAGATAAAGATAAATGTCCAAGACCTTGACGTTGATTTTTTAAGCTTTTCTGCGCATAAATTTCACGGACCAAAGGGTGTTGGAGCACTATTTATAAAAAATAGTATGCCACTAAGTAGCTTACTTCATGGCGGCGAGCACATGGGTGGACGTAGAAGTGGCACGCTCGATGTTCCTGGCATCATCGGCATGGGTAAAGCACTTGAACTGGCAAATAAATTTATGGATTATGAGCACTCTCATGTTCGCCGTTTGCGTGATAAGCTTGAAGATGCAATTTTAAAAATTCCTGATGTTAGCGTTGTAGGAAAAAAAGAACAACGTGTGCCAAATACCATTTTGGCTTCTATAAAAGGCGTTGAAGGTGAAGCTATGCTTTGGGATCTAAACAAAGCTGGCATCGCAGCTTCAACTGGCTCAGCATGTGCAAGTGAAACATTAGAGAGTAACCCAATAATGGAGGCTATAGGGGCAGATAAAGAGCTAGCTCACACCGCACTTAGATTATCTCTTTCTAGATTTAATACAGAAGAAGAGATTGATTATGCGATCGAGCACATAACAAAAGCGGTAAATAGACTAAGAGATATCTCTAGTACATTTGCCTACGCCCCAGAATGGCATAAGAGCGGATTATAAAATTTAAAGGAAATAACATGGCAAAGAATAATTTGATCGGAGGCTCTATCTGGGATGAGTATTCTAAGGTAGTGCAAGATAGGATGAATAATCCTAAATTTATGGGAGAGATAACCGAAGAAGATGCTAAAAAGGCAAACGCAAAGCTTATTGTGGCTGATTTTGGTGCGGAAAGCTGCGGTGATGCGGTTAGGCTATACTGGCTTGTTGATGAAAAGACAGACAAAATAATAGATGCTAAATTTAAAAGCTTTGGCTGTGGCACAGCGATAGCTAGCTCTGATACGATGGCTGAGCTTTGTATCGGCAAAACAGTTGATCAAGCTGTCAAGATCACAAACCTTGATGTCGAAAAGGCTATGCGTGACAATCCAGAAACACCGGCTGTCCCGCCTCAAAAGATGCACTGCTCGGTTATGGCGTATGATGTTATAAAAGCAGCTGCGGCAAGCTATAAAGGCATAGATCCAGAGCATTTTGAAGATGAGATCATCGTTTGCGAGTGCGCTAGGGTAAGCCTTGGTACGATTAAAGAAGTGATAAGACTAAATGACCTTCACACAGTTGAGGAAATCACGCAATACACCAAAGCTGGTGCATTTTGCAAGTCTTGCGTAAAGCCTGGTGGCCATGAAAAAAGAGAATATTATTTGGTGGATATTTTGCGTGATACTAGGGCTGAGATGGAGCGTGAGAAGATCGAAGCTCAGGCAAATGCCCAAGCAAATCATACTTTAGGTGACATTAGCTTTGAAGATATGACGATGGTAGGGCAGTTAAAAGCGGTAGAGTCTGTCATAGATAAAGAAATTCGCCCAATGCTTGAGATGGATGGTGGAAATCTAGAAATTTTAGATATCAGAAATGATAACGGAGAAAATACTGATATTTATATCCGCTATCTTGGTGCTTGCTCGGGCTGTGCAAGTGGCTCAACTGGCACTCTTTATGCGATTGAAAATGTCTTACAAGAGAGCTTAAGCCCAAAAATTAGGGTAATGCCTATTTGATTTTATTAACTAGCCCTTGTGGGCTAGTTTTATTCTCTTAAGAATTTTAAAATTTCACTTCTAATTTGATTCAAATCACCCACAAATTTTTTTTCAAACTGCGAGCGATTAAAGGTTCGCTGACGTTTTGCTAACTGAGCCGTGTGCGTAGCTATGAGCTCTTTAAGCTCGTTTTGAGAAATTTCTTTATTTAAAAATTGCTTGCACTCTTTTAAACCTATTGATTTTAGTGGTTTTGGCTCACTTTTGTATTTATTAAACAAAAATTTCGCCTCATCTACGAGCCCGGCTTCAAGCATGCCTTTTGTTCTCTTTTTGATACGTTCTCTAAGCTCATCTTTATCCCATAAAATTTCAAATATCGCTAGCTCTTTTATGATGCTCTCTTTAGTATTTTCTCTTAGCCAAATGCTTGGGATTTGGCTACTAAATTTATAAATTTGATACCACTTTTCGAGACGATAAGAGTCGTTTTGGCTAAATTTACTTGCAAACTCAGGATCGATTTTTATAGCTAGTTTATAAATTTCTTCATTGCTTAAATTTAGCTCACATTTTGGCACATCTGGTGCAAGTCCGCTAAGCATTGATTTTAGATAAAAGCCGCTGCCTCCTGTAATGATGAGTGGGCAGTCTTGTGAGCGCGCAAAATTCTTTGCATTTTTATAAATTTCAAAAAATGCCCCAACGCTAAATTCTTCATCAGGATAAATTTCATCTACACCAAAGTGCTTTATAGTTTCAAGCTGCTCTTTATTTGGCTTTGCGCTGGCGATATCTATCTCTTTATAAAGTGCAAGCGAATCAAGACTTAAGATGACGCCATTAAGCTCCTTTGCAAGCTCAAATGCAAGATCGCTTTTGCCACTTGCCGTGGTGCCAATTATTGCAAATTCTTTAAACAAGTCTAGCCCTCGTAAAACGAGCTAAAGAGTAAAATTTCATCATTTTCCTTGTTATTTTTACCATCTTTTATAAGACTTGCCAAAACACCGGCAAAATACGGAGCAAAGCTAAGTTCATTTAGTCCATAAGCTTGGTTATAGATCAAGTTACTATATATGTTATCGCGTCCAAGAGCTGGCTTATCGTTTGAGCTAAGAAGCACGTAGTTTGCCCTAAAGCTAGGCTCTTTTAGCTCGCTTATGCCAAGATGTATCTTTAGCTCATTTAAAAATGCATTAATCTTTTCAGTTTTAACAAGCGTATCGATAGCGCCGACTTGTAAATTTGTAATAATCGTAACGCCATTTTTAGTTGGATAAATTTTGGCAAATAGATCATTTAAGATGATTGGTTTTTTAGGGATTTGTCCTTCGTTTAGGCTAAGATCAATGGTATAAAATTTAGCCAAAATCGCATTTATGCTCGTGCCTAGTTTATTTGAAAGCTCTAAATTTTTTGAAGCGATCACAAAGTTATCGGCCTCATATTCGCCGTTATTGCCGGTAGCTTTTTGCACTATTTGCCCTTGCGTTTTTAGCTCATAAATTTCATCATTTATAAATTTTGCTCCGAGAGAATTTAGCTCATTTATCAAAGCTTTTTTGAGCTCATTTGTGTCAATACTTGCGTTTTTGGCTAAATTTATAGCGCCTTTTATGTTTTTATTTATTAGCCCAAAATTTGTAAGCTCTTTATCTACGCTTAAAATTTCTTGCTCGCTATGGGCAACCTTTATCTCATCAAGCCTTTTTTTAAAGCTTTCGTCATTGCTAAAAAGTAGATAAACGCCGCTCTCATCGAAATTTATCTGCGGATATTTGTTGTTTAAATCTCTTAAAATTTCAAAGCTTTTCTTACCAAATTTTGAAAACAAAATTTGCATCTTTTTGTCGTGAGCTTTGGTTGATTTAAGTGTAAAATTTGTCATCCAAGCTCTAAAATTTTCATTTAAGCAAATACTTATATCAAGCTCGCTTTTTTTGCTAACTAGCCCCATAAATGAGCTAGATATCGCTCCATCTCTTGCAAGCGCTGTGGTGTTAAATGGGGTTAAAATTCCGCTTTCAAACTCATCTTTTTGGTTACTAATAACTAAAATTTCTTCGCCCTTTTTAGCTAGCTCAAGCGCCGTAAATAACGCACTAAAACCATCTCCGATAATCGCTATTTTACTCATCATAACCCTTCATTTTAAATTACTCTCGCAATGATAATATAAATTTAGATTTAAAGCAAAATGGTGTAAAATCAGGCACTTTTTAAAAAGATGGAAATTTATATGATTAAAAAGCTAAAAGATATCGCAGAACTCATCGTTTTTAAGCACTCGGTTTTTGCCCTGCCCTTTATCTTTGTGGCGATGATAGTTGCGAGCAAGATAGAAAATGGCTCGGCTTGGTTTGGCTTTAAACTGCTTATTTTAGGCACTATTTGCGCAGTCAGCGCTAGAAATTTCGCCATGGCGTTTAACAGATATCAAGACGAGGACATCGACAAGCTAAACCCACGCACCGCAAGCCGTCCAAGCGTAGATGGGCGCATCGGCAAGGGCAATATGCAGCTTTTCATCGCAGCAAACGCGCTTATCTTTATCATCTGCGCTTATTTTGTAAATTCGCTCGCATTTTGGCTAAGCTTCCCCATACTTGCCGTGCTTGGTGGATATTCGCTATTTAAGCGATTTAGCGAGCTAGCGCACTTGGTGCTAGGCCTTAGTCTTGGACTTGCTCCTATCGCTGGCGTGGTCGCAGTGAGCGCTGATATACCGCTTTGGAGCGTACTACTTTGCCTTGGTGTGACATTTTGGGTGGCTGGATTTGACCTGCTTTACTCGCTTCAGGATATTAAATTTGACCAAGAAAACAAGCTCTTTAGCATACCAGCCATTTATGGCGACAAGGCGACACTATTTTTATCAGCCATTTTTCACGCTCTAGCCTTTATACTTTGGCTACTTTTTGCTTGGGCGGCTGGGCTTGGAGCGATGGCATTTTTTGGCATTGTGGTAAGCGGCGTGATATTATTTTTCGAGCACAGGATCGTAAGGTGCGACTTTAGCAAGATAGATCGGGCGTTTTTCACGCTAAATGGCTACTTGGGAATTTTATTTTTCATCTTTGTTTGGATAAGTGTATTATGAGCGAAGTAAGGCTTTTTAAAGCGCCTCTTAGCATGGTTTATGAATGCGACAGAAGTGGGGATGAGAAATTTTTAAGAGAATTTAACTCTATCTTGCCAGGCGACGAGGATGCGCTTGGAGCGTGGCTAAAGCGTGCAAAATCACGCGGCGAGACCAAAGAGAGCGACCAAGTCTTGCTAACGCTTGTCATTGAGCTTCATAGAAAGATCGACGCGCTTAGTGATTATATAAAAAATGAGCACAAGC comes from Campylobacter concisus and encodes:
- a CDS encoding thioredoxin reductase — translated: MKKIIFTALAILVIAISLIEINKRINKGNLMDNNNTYIVIAPNGMEIPFDKNTNLSVSPLDYGSETIGVKEHSQMLLQARSILDSSPYKNYKPLYYNPKPNSLGQTDYLSFKPWLDISYKPSSTKLSPWTKSEKAYYESLKDKRDRYIYLVKRSNLKCTMIDIPEDAIARVDNKGKLTKPEYAEIYDEVNANKGTLKSMLFSAEWGICAGILGNPMGFSHGNEAGFKARDYQRIFLAAQLGVVKALDFLGDLFEYQTYNIGLNKNLQMAEEFRKLFTNPPLDEYGMMPYLDEIVGNYFVMDFNRDGVAFDPEGTTHKFLRELVEDKGELLDPRDFDANKTTREEFMSYLKKEMPHFTTRFDKKGFPNKMTQRDIDLYIDSTLLEAKIMSLTPPEGYPNAPYYNTPEELIRLYEAGKLDKKLNPLIPVMYRESFPEDLRQKILSYAKEHNIKD
- a CDS encoding NifS family cysteine desulfurase — its product is MRVYLDNNATTMVDPEAFELMKPYFCEKYGNPNSLHKFGSETHPALRTALDQLYAGLNAKDSDDIVVTSCATESNNWVVKGIYFDKIATGEKKRIVTTAVEHPAILATCKFLEKYGVELTVLDVNNDGIVTPEQLRAVMDENVALVSIMSANNETGMIFPIKELASIAHEYGALFHTDAVQAVGKIKINVQDLDVDFLSFSAHKFHGPKGVGALFIKNSMPLSSLLHGGEHMGGRRSGTLDVPGIIGMGKALELANKFMDYEHSHVRRLRDKLEDAILKIPDVSVVGKKEQRVPNTILASIKGVEGEAMLWDLNKAGIAASTGSACASETLESNPIMEAIGADKELAHTALRLSLSRFNTEEEIDYAIEHITKAVNRLRDISSTFAYAPEWHKSGL
- a CDS encoding iron-sulfur cluster assembly scaffold protein — its product is MAKNNLIGGSIWDEYSKVVQDRMNNPKFMGEITEEDAKKANAKLIVADFGAESCGDAVRLYWLVDEKTDKIIDAKFKSFGCGTAIASSDTMAELCIGKTVDQAVKITNLDVEKAMRDNPETPAVPPQKMHCSVMAYDVIKAAAASYKGIDPEHFEDEIIVCECARVSLGTIKEVIRLNDLHTVEEITQYTKAGAFCKSCVKPGGHEKREYYLVDILRDTRAEMEREKIEAQANAQANHTLGDISFEDMTMVGQLKAVESVIDKEIRPMLEMDGGNLEILDIRNDNGENTDIYIRYLGACSGCASGSTGTLYAIENVLQESLSPKIRVMPI
- the miaA gene encoding tRNA (adenosine(37)-N6)-dimethylallyltransferase MiaA, which produces MFKEFAIIGTTASGKSDLAFELAKELNGVILSLDSLALYKEIDIASAKPNKEQLETIKHFGVDEIYPDEEFSVGAFFEIYKNAKNFARSQDCPLIITGGSGFYLKSMLSGLAPDVPKCELNLSNEEIYKLAIKIDPEFASKFSQNDSYRLEKWYQIYKFSSQIPSIWLRENTKESIIKELAIFEILWDKDELRERIKKRTKGMLEAGLVDEAKFLFNKYKSEPKPLKSIGLKECKQFLNKEISQNELKELIATHTAQLAKRQRTFNRSQFEKKFVGDLNQIRSEILKFLRE
- a CDS encoding FAD-dependent oxidoreductase; the encoded protein is MSKIAIIGDGFSALFTALELAKKGEEILVISNQKDEFESGILTPFNTTALARDGAISSSFMGLVSKKSELDISICLNENFRAWMTNFTLKSTKAHDKKMQILFSKFGKKSFEILRDLNNKYPQINFDESGVYLLFSNDESFKKRLDEIKVAHSEQEILSVDKELTNFGLINKNIKGAINLAKNASIDTNELKKALINELNSLGAKFINDEIYELKTQGQIVQKATGNNGEYEADNFVIASKNLELSNKLGTSINAILAKFYTIDLSLNEGQIPKKPIILNDLFAKIYPTKNGVTIITNLQVGAIDTLVKTEKINAFLNELKIHLGISELKEPSFRANYVLLSSNDKPALGRDNIYSNLIYNQAYGLNELSFAPYFAGVLASLIKDGKNNKENDEILLFSSFYEG
- the mqnP gene encoding menaquinone biosynthesis prenyltransferase MqnP; translated protein: MIKKLKDIAELIVFKHSVFALPFIFVAMIVASKIENGSAWFGFKLLILGTICAVSARNFAMAFNRYQDEDIDKLNPRTASRPSVDGRIGKGNMQLFIAANALIFIICAYFVNSLAFWLSFPILAVLGGYSLFKRFSELAHLVLGLSLGLAPIAGVVAVSADIPLWSVLLCLGVTFWVAGFDLLYSLQDIKFDQENKLFSIPAIYGDKATLFLSAIFHALAFILWLLFAWAAGLGAMAFFGIVVSGVILFFEHRIVRCDFSKIDRAFFTLNGYLGILFFIFVWISVL